One region of Cydia pomonella isolate Wapato2018A chromosome 25, ilCydPomo1, whole genome shotgun sequence genomic DNA includes:
- the LOC133531627 gene encoding cardioactive peptide: protein MARSSLILPVLALLLIDACYSASIPRGFDPRLSEEVVMVPKKRPFCNAFTGCGRKRSQGSPGMPVQELMRQRQFVDDDTLPILESENGIDDLSRQIVSEAKLWEAIQEASAEIARRKQKEFQ, encoded by the exons ATGGCTCGCTCTTCACTGATCCTGCCTGTGCTCGCACTTCTGCTCATCGACGCCTGCTATTCTGCCAGC ATTCCTCGAGGCTTCGACCCTCGGCTGTCAGAGGAGGTGGTGATGGTGCCAAAGAAGAGGCCGTTCTGCAACGCGTTCACTG GGTGCGGTCGCAAGAGGTCCCAAGGCTCCCCCGGCATGCCCGTCCAAGAGCTGATGAGACAACGACAG TTCGTCGACGACGATACCCTCCCAATACTGGAATCTGAGAACGGGATCGACGATCTCTCTCGCCAGATTGTATCCGAGGCCAAGCTCTGGGAGGCGATCCAAGAGGCCAGCGCAGAAATAGCCAGAAGGAAACAGAAGGAGTTCCAGTAA